From the Pomacea canaliculata isolate SZHN2017 linkage group LG14, ASM307304v1, whole genome shotgun sequence genome, one window contains:
- the LOC112555860 gene encoding uncharacterized protein LOC112555860 isoform X1 codes for MRRRSWYWSRVWVAVVVVVFVVLLNKSLRSDDIDEVVDRRNKLHPVEMKVRKPRDCAITSWAEVKEAHQYPDDKDVSMEKDVVSRREHIQNMCRTHVHTGGRVSDPYIHVPSNLSMCLVPKVGCTFWKRVFFHLYGDSGKTPGQVSTPLDIDRLYVHFGGNRTPKTVSLNTQPGRDVIFNSTRVMFARDPWSRLWSAYVDKFILPDSWLDHGQNIVQLRPKLGVSGDEGPNSNHTRDAKQMFQRFVCADDITFSEFLNYAFQVSIDPHWSPIHELCDPCIFRPHVVGKMETFARDARYVLVTSGLGHLLQGLDHASHVQDELQLLTRYHFRMLEQRPLLRACLDDVSLARRLWRAFQLNGYIAPGRGFPAELLTRELQGATPSQSAALVTSLVTAAATDSAFGHAQWAAVRHRHMVAAYRAVSKDLLAAMQERFALDFDLFQYDREPADIFTVLP; via the exons ATGAGGCGACGGTCGTGGTACTGGTCGCGAGTGTGGGTTGCAGTTGTcgtggtggtgtttgtggtgttgcTGAACAAATCGCTCAGGAGCGACGATATCGATGAAG TCGTAGACAGACGAAACAAGCTCCATCCCGTCGAGATG AAGGTAAGAAAGCCGCGAGATTGCGCGATAACCTCTTGGGCAGAGGTCAAGGAAGCTCATCAATATCCAGACGACAAGGACGTTTCTATGGAGAAGGATGTCGTTAGTAGACGGGAACACATTCAGAACATGTGTCGTACGCATGTGCACACAGGAGGGAGAGTGTCCGACCCTTACATCCATGTACCCAGCAATTTAAGCATGTGCCTCGTACCAAAG GTAGGCTGCACCTTTTGGAAGCGAGTCTTTTTCCACCTGTACGGCGATAGTGGCAAGACCCCCGGACAGGTCTCCACGCCCCTGGACATCGACCGCCTGTACGTCCACTTCGGAGGCAACCGCACCCCCAAGACTGTCTCGCTCAATACACAGCCTGGCCGTGACGTCATCTTCAACAGCACCAGGGTCATGTTTGCACGTGACCCTTGGAGTCGACTTTGGAGCGC GTATGTGGACAAGTTTATTCTTCCGGACTCGTGGCTGGACCACGGGCAAAACATCGTCCAGCTCCGCCCTAAACTCGGTGTTAGCGGTGATGAAGGACCGAACAGCAACCACACACGGGATGCCAAGCAGATG TTTCAGAGGTTCGTCTGCGCTGACGACATCACGTTCAGTGAGTTTTTGAATTACGCCTTTCAAGTCAGCATCGACCCCCACTGGAGCCCGATCCACGAGCTGTGTGACCCTTGCATCTTCCGACCCCACGTCGTGGGCAAGATGGAGACCTTCGCGCGTGATGCGCGGTACGTCCTCGTCACTTCCGGTCTGGGTCATTTGCTGCAGGGTCTCGACCATGCCAGCCACGTGCAGGACGAGCTGCAGCTGCTGACGCGCTACCACTTCCGGATGCTCGAGCAGCGCCCCCTGCTGCGTGCTTGCCTCGATGACGTCAGCCTTGCGCGCCGCTTGTGGCGGGCGTTCCAGCTTAACGGTTACATCGCTCCTGGCCGGGGATTCCCCGCTGAGCTTCTGACGCGCGAACTGCAGGGGGCGACACCTTCGCAGTCGGCGGCCCTCGTCACGTCCCTCGTGACCGCCGCAGCCACAGACAGCGCATTCGGACATGCGCAGTGGGCTGCCGTTCGTCACCGTCACATGGTGGCGGCGTACCGGGCGGTATCGAAGGACCTCCTTGCTGCCATGCAGGAAAGGTTCGCTTTGGACTTCGATCTTTTTCAGTACGACCGCGAACCGGCGGACATCTTTACTGTGTTGCCATGA
- the LOC112555860 gene encoding carbohydrate sulfotransferase 10-like isoform X2, with protein MRRRSWYWSRVWVAVVVVVFVVLLNKSLRSDDIDEVVDRRNKLHPVEMVRKPRDCAITSWAEVKEAHQYPDDKDVSMEKDVVSRREHIQNMCRTHVHTGGRVSDPYIHVPSNLSMCLVPKVGCTFWKRVFFHLYGDSGKTPGQVSTPLDIDRLYVHFGGNRTPKTVSLNTQPGRDVIFNSTRVMFARDPWSRLWSAYVDKFILPDSWLDHGQNIVQLRPKLGVSGDEGPNSNHTRDAKQMFQRFVCADDITFSEFLNYAFQVSIDPHWSPIHELCDPCIFRPHVVGKMETFARDARYVLVTSGLGHLLQGLDHASHVQDELQLLTRYHFRMLEQRPLLRACLDDVSLARRLWRAFQLNGYIAPGRGFPAELLTRELQGATPSQSAALVTSLVTAAATDSAFGHAQWAAVRHRHMVAAYRAVSKDLLAAMQERFALDFDLFQYDREPADIFTVLP; from the exons ATGAGGCGACGGTCGTGGTACTGGTCGCGAGTGTGGGTTGCAGTTGTcgtggtggtgtttgtggtgttgcTGAACAAATCGCTCAGGAGCGACGATATCGATGAAG TCGTAGACAGACGAAACAAGCTCCATCCCGTCGAGATG GTAAGAAAGCCGCGAGATTGCGCGATAACCTCTTGGGCAGAGGTCAAGGAAGCTCATCAATATCCAGACGACAAGGACGTTTCTATGGAGAAGGATGTCGTTAGTAGACGGGAACACATTCAGAACATGTGTCGTACGCATGTGCACACAGGAGGGAGAGTGTCCGACCCTTACATCCATGTACCCAGCAATTTAAGCATGTGCCTCGTACCAAAG GTAGGCTGCACCTTTTGGAAGCGAGTCTTTTTCCACCTGTACGGCGATAGTGGCAAGACCCCCGGACAGGTCTCCACGCCCCTGGACATCGACCGCCTGTACGTCCACTTCGGAGGCAACCGCACCCCCAAGACTGTCTCGCTCAATACACAGCCTGGCCGTGACGTCATCTTCAACAGCACCAGGGTCATGTTTGCACGTGACCCTTGGAGTCGACTTTGGAGCGC GTATGTGGACAAGTTTATTCTTCCGGACTCGTGGCTGGACCACGGGCAAAACATCGTCCAGCTCCGCCCTAAACTCGGTGTTAGCGGTGATGAAGGACCGAACAGCAACCACACACGGGATGCCAAGCAGATG TTTCAGAGGTTCGTCTGCGCTGACGACATCACGTTCAGTGAGTTTTTGAATTACGCCTTTCAAGTCAGCATCGACCCCCACTGGAGCCCGATCCACGAGCTGTGTGACCCTTGCATCTTCCGACCCCACGTCGTGGGCAAGATGGAGACCTTCGCGCGTGATGCGCGGTACGTCCTCGTCACTTCCGGTCTGGGTCATTTGCTGCAGGGTCTCGACCATGCCAGCCACGTGCAGGACGAGCTGCAGCTGCTGACGCGCTACCACTTCCGGATGCTCGAGCAGCGCCCCCTGCTGCGTGCTTGCCTCGATGACGTCAGCCTTGCGCGCCGCTTGTGGCGGGCGTTCCAGCTTAACGGTTACATCGCTCCTGGCCGGGGATTCCCCGCTGAGCTTCTGACGCGCGAACTGCAGGGGGCGACACCTTCGCAGTCGGCGGCCCTCGTCACGTCCCTCGTGACCGCCGCAGCCACAGACAGCGCATTCGGACATGCGCAGTGGGCTGCCGTTCGTCACCGTCACATGGTGGCGGCGTACCGGGCGGTATCGAAGGACCTCCTTGCTGCCATGCAGGAAAGGTTCGCTTTGGACTTCGATCTTTTTCAGTACGACCGCGAACCGGCGGACATCTTTACTGTGTTGCCATGA
- the LOC112555860 gene encoding carbohydrate sulfotransferase 11-like isoform X3, translating into MVRKPRDCAITSWAEVKEAHQYPDDKDVSMEKDVVSRREHIQNMCRTHVHTGGRVSDPYIHVPSNLSMCLVPKVGCTFWKRVFFHLYGDSGKTPGQVSTPLDIDRLYVHFGGNRTPKTVSLNTQPGRDVIFNSTRVMFARDPWSRLWSAYVDKFILPDSWLDHGQNIVQLRPKLGVSGDEGPNSNHTRDAKQMFQRFVCADDITFSEFLNYAFQVSIDPHWSPIHELCDPCIFRPHVVGKMETFARDARYVLVTSGLGHLLQGLDHASHVQDELQLLTRYHFRMLEQRPLLRACLDDVSLARRLWRAFQLNGYIAPGRGFPAELLTRELQGATPSQSAALVTSLVTAAATDSAFGHAQWAAVRHRHMVAAYRAVSKDLLAAMQERFALDFDLFQYDREPADIFTVLP; encoded by the exons ATG GTAAGAAAGCCGCGAGATTGCGCGATAACCTCTTGGGCAGAGGTCAAGGAAGCTCATCAATATCCAGACGACAAGGACGTTTCTATGGAGAAGGATGTCGTTAGTAGACGGGAACACATTCAGAACATGTGTCGTACGCATGTGCACACAGGAGGGAGAGTGTCCGACCCTTACATCCATGTACCCAGCAATTTAAGCATGTGCCTCGTACCAAAG GTAGGCTGCACCTTTTGGAAGCGAGTCTTTTTCCACCTGTACGGCGATAGTGGCAAGACCCCCGGACAGGTCTCCACGCCCCTGGACATCGACCGCCTGTACGTCCACTTCGGAGGCAACCGCACCCCCAAGACTGTCTCGCTCAATACACAGCCTGGCCGTGACGTCATCTTCAACAGCACCAGGGTCATGTTTGCACGTGACCCTTGGAGTCGACTTTGGAGCGC GTATGTGGACAAGTTTATTCTTCCGGACTCGTGGCTGGACCACGGGCAAAACATCGTCCAGCTCCGCCCTAAACTCGGTGTTAGCGGTGATGAAGGACCGAACAGCAACCACACACGGGATGCCAAGCAGATG TTTCAGAGGTTCGTCTGCGCTGACGACATCACGTTCAGTGAGTTTTTGAATTACGCCTTTCAAGTCAGCATCGACCCCCACTGGAGCCCGATCCACGAGCTGTGTGACCCTTGCATCTTCCGACCCCACGTCGTGGGCAAGATGGAGACCTTCGCGCGTGATGCGCGGTACGTCCTCGTCACTTCCGGTCTGGGTCATTTGCTGCAGGGTCTCGACCATGCCAGCCACGTGCAGGACGAGCTGCAGCTGCTGACGCGCTACCACTTCCGGATGCTCGAGCAGCGCCCCCTGCTGCGTGCTTGCCTCGATGACGTCAGCCTTGCGCGCCGCTTGTGGCGGGCGTTCCAGCTTAACGGTTACATCGCTCCTGGCCGGGGATTCCCCGCTGAGCTTCTGACGCGCGAACTGCAGGGGGCGACACCTTCGCAGTCGGCGGCCCTCGTCACGTCCCTCGTGACCGCCGCAGCCACAGACAGCGCATTCGGACATGCGCAGTGGGCTGCCGTTCGTCACCGTCACATGGTGGCGGCGTACCGGGCGGTATCGAAGGACCTCCTTGCTGCCATGCAGGAAAGGTTCGCTTTGGACTTCGATCTTTTTCAGTACGACCGCGAACCGGCGGACATCTTTACTGTGTTGCCATGA